One window from the genome of Candidatus Methylomirabilota bacterium encodes:
- the lptC gene encoding LPS export ABC transporter periplasmic protein LptC, whose protein sequence is MSVTLFVVVVVGVLVLRGRGAQSLPAEPVDTKADYRIKEVSLQEEMKDGVRWQLQADQAESFEQAGKTILRKVRIEIQEPDRSWTVTGDEGEMVQASKDVELRGHVILISSEGMRLETTLLRWDADAQRAWTDRPVTIYQNGAVVKGQGLDARVGERNTQILGRIQATFGGPDAAAPGSSRPGVATPLPVAR, encoded by the coding sequence GTGAGCGTGACCCTCTTCGTCGTGGTCGTCGTGGGGGTGCTGGTGCTGCGTGGTCGGGGCGCTCAGTCTTTGCCGGCGGAGCCGGTCGACACGAAGGCGGACTACCGGATCAAGGAAGTCAGTTTGCAGGAAGAGATGAAGGACGGCGTGCGCTGGCAACTCCAGGCTGATCAGGCCGAGAGCTTCGAGCAAGCCGGCAAGACGATTCTGAGGAAAGTTCGCATCGAGATCCAGGAGCCGGACCGGAGCTGGACGGTGACGGGAGACGAGGGCGAAATGGTCCAGGCCAGCAAAGACGTCGAGCTCAGGGGCCACGTGATCCTGATCTCGAGCGAGGGCATGCGGCTCGAGACCACGCTCCTGCGGTGGGACGCCGACGCCCAGCGCGCCTGGACGGACAGACCGGTCACCATTTACCAGAACGGAGCGGTCGTGAAGGGGCAGGGGCTCGATGCGCGCGTGGGCGAGCGGAACACGCAGATCCTGGGCCGCATCCAGGCGACGTTCGGCGGTCCGGACGCGGCGGCGCCCGGGTCGTCACGCCCCGGCGTCGCGACGCCGCTGCCGGTGGCGCGATGA
- a CDS encoding HAD hydrolase family protein has protein sequence MTRALAARARKVTVLVLDVDGVLTDGRLLYGPTGEEVKRFHVRDGYALVAARRAGLTVAVISGRASAAVTRRMAELGVEEVHQGVDDKRACLVGLLARLGATRAQVAAMGDDLPDVPLLRDVGLALAPSDAAREVRSVAHWTSRYPGGRGAVREAVEMLLGARKAWPPPISASR, from the coding sequence GTGACGCGGGCTCTCGCCGCGCGCGCCAGGAAGGTGACGGTGCTCGTGCTCGACGTGGACGGCGTGCTGACGGACGGACGGCTCCTGTACGGGCCCACCGGCGAGGAGGTCAAGCGCTTCCACGTGCGCGACGGCTACGCGCTGGTGGCGGCGCGGCGCGCGGGTCTCACCGTCGCGGTGATCTCGGGCCGAGCGTCCGCGGCGGTGACGCGGCGGATGGCCGAGCTTGGGGTGGAGGAGGTGCATCAGGGCGTCGACGACAAGCGCGCGTGTCTCGTCGGTCTTCTCGCCCGGCTCGGCGCGACCCGCGCGCAGGTGGCCGCCATGGGCGACGACCTCCCCGACGTGCCGCTGCTGCGCGACGTGGGGCTGGCCCTGGCGCCCTCCGACGCCGCTCGGGAGGTCCGCAGTGTCGCCCACTGGACATCGCGGTATCCTGGCGGACGAGGCGCCGTTCGTGAGGCGGTGGAGATGCTGCTGGGCGCCCGCAAGGCTTGGCCGCCCCCTATCTCCGCGTCACGGTAG
- a CDS encoding KpsF/GutQ family sugar-phosphate isomerase yields MDRARLLALAERVLRLEAESIQALAARLDDHFIAAVDLLYRCRGRVIVTGMGKSSHVARKVAATMASTGTPAYFLHPAEGVHGDVGMVAQGDVAMVFSNSGETDELLAVLPAIKRLSVPVVLLTGNVASSLARQADVVVDVGVREEACPMNLAPTSSTTAALAMGDALAMALLELRGLRAEDYAALHPAGTLGWRALVKVRDLMHAGAAVPVVPESATMKQALEEMTAKRRGMTTVVDAAGRLVGIITDGDLRRLQLAGGPLLDRRAGDCMSRRPKRIEADALAAAALAMMEAHQITSLVITDDAGRPAAFIHLHDILSSKIA; encoded by the coding sequence ATGGATCGCGCGCGCCTCCTCGCCCTCGCGGAGCGCGTGCTGCGCCTGGAGGCCGAGAGCATCCAGGCCCTCGCGGCGCGTCTCGACGACCACTTCATCGCGGCGGTGGACCTCCTCTACCGCTGCCGCGGGCGCGTGATCGTCACCGGCATGGGCAAGTCGAGCCACGTGGCGCGCAAGGTCGCCGCGACGATGGCGAGCACGGGCACACCCGCCTACTTCCTGCATCCGGCGGAAGGTGTGCACGGCGACGTGGGCATGGTCGCGCAGGGGGACGTCGCGATGGTGTTCTCCAATTCCGGCGAGACCGACGAGCTGCTCGCCGTCCTGCCCGCCATCAAGCGGCTGAGCGTGCCGGTGGTGCTCCTCACGGGCAACGTGGCCTCGAGCCTCGCGCGTCAGGCCGACGTGGTCGTGGACGTGGGCGTCCGCGAGGAGGCCTGCCCCATGAATCTCGCGCCGACCTCCAGCACCACTGCCGCCCTGGCCATGGGGGACGCGCTCGCGATGGCCCTCCTCGAGCTGCGTGGGCTTCGCGCGGAGGACTACGCGGCCCTGCACCCCGCGGGCACGCTGGGGTGGCGCGCGCTCGTCAAGGTGCGCGACCTCATGCACGCGGGCGCGGCGGTTCCGGTGGTGCCGGAGAGCGCCACGATGAAGCAGGCGCTCGAGGAGATGACCGCCAAGCGGCGAGGCATGACCACGGTGGTCGACGCGGCCGGACGCCTGGTCGGGATCATCACCGACGGCGATCTCCGGCGCCTGCAGCTGGCGGGCGGCCCCTTGCTGGACCGGCGGGCAGGGGATTGCATGTCGCGCCGCCCCAAGCGCATCGAGGCGGACGCGCTCGCCGCCGCCGCGCTCGCGATGATGGAGGCGCATCAGATCACGAGCCTCGTGATCACCGACGATGCGGGGCGGCCCGCCGCCTTCATCCATCTCCACGACATCCTGTCCTCGAAGATCGCGTGA
- the kdsA gene encoding 3-deoxy-8-phosphooctulonate synthase, which translates to MPHSVRVGGITIGGGAPLVLIGGPCAIENEEHAVMVAQRLKAITTVAGLPFIYKSSYDKANRSSINSYRGPGLKEGLRILRRVKEATGLPILSDVHDVAEVGPAAEVLDVLQVPAFLCRQTDLLLACGRTGKPVNVKKGQFVAPRDMGNAVEKILSTGNTGITLTERGTSFGYNNLVVDYRGLAIMRELGYPVVFDATHSVQLPGGLGNRSGGERQYVPLLARAAVAVGVDALFMEMHEDPDRTLPDGRPLSDGPNMLRLDDLPRLLGEIQAISAGLGGRGGAP; encoded by the coding sequence ATGCCGCACTCCGTGCGGGTCGGCGGCATCACGATCGGTGGCGGCGCCCCCCTCGTCCTCATCGGGGGCCCATGCGCCATCGAGAACGAGGAGCACGCGGTCATGGTGGCGCAGCGCCTCAAGGCCATCACCACGGTCGCCGGCCTGCCGTTCATCTACAAGTCGTCCTATGACAAGGCCAATCGCTCTTCGATCAATTCCTACCGCGGGCCCGGCCTCAAGGAGGGCCTGCGCATCCTCCGCCGGGTGAAGGAGGCCACCGGGCTGCCCATCCTGTCCGACGTGCACGACGTGGCCGAGGTCGGGCCCGCCGCGGAGGTGCTGGACGTGCTGCAGGTGCCGGCCTTTCTCTGCCGCCAGACGGACCTCCTTCTCGCGTGCGGGCGCACCGGCAAGCCGGTCAACGTGAAGAAGGGCCAGTTCGTCGCGCCCCGCGACATGGGCAACGCGGTCGAGAAAATTCTCTCCACCGGGAACACGGGCATCACCCTCACCGAGCGGGGCACCAGCTTCGGCTACAACAACCTCGTCGTGGACTACCGCGGCCTCGCCATCATGCGCGAGCTGGGCTATCCGGTGGTGTTCGACGCGACCCATTCCGTGCAGCTTCCCGGCGGGCTCGGCAATCGCTCGGGCGGCGAGCGGCAGTACGTGCCGCTCCTTGCGCGCGCCGCGGTGGCAGTGGGGGTGGACGCGCTCTTCATGGAGATGCACGAGGACCCCGACCGCACGCTGCCCGATGGGCGCCCGCTCTCGGATGGGCCGAACATGCTGCGGCTCGACGATCTCCCGCGCCTCCTGGGCGAGATCCAGGCGATCAGCGCCGGGCTCGGCGGCCGCGGCGGGGCTCCGTGA